In a single window of the Streptomyces sp. NBC_00285 genome:
- a CDS encoding ScbA/BarX family gamma-butyrolactone biosynthesis protein has translation MSIDLAQHSLESRFEMVSADHTHKTNQDEMLLRQWRRTGTDTFTVTAAWPAAHRFYVSRLGLHDPLLLTETVRQTLPLLSHGAYQVPFGHQLLWKDFSWTLDPAAARADGGPAELTLHIDCHDVAYRRDRASAISLTVEVERDGRPMATAHSRFTIQDRTVYNRLRGEYADATAATARAVPLPPPAGLSPFGRDRFEDVVLAATDRPDHWQLRVDTTHPVLFDHLVDHAPGMLLLEAARQAALATAHPRPMVVTGMDSDFARYAEMDAPCLLKAERLTEPDRVRVGARQHDREIFSSVVTLTDAPAVTAV, from the coding sequence ATGTCCATCGACCTTGCCCAGCACAGCCTCGAAAGTCGTTTTGAGATGGTTTCGGCCGATCACACGCACAAGACGAACCAGGACGAGATGCTGCTGCGCCAATGGCGACGGACCGGCACCGACACCTTCACGGTGACGGCCGCCTGGCCCGCCGCGCACCGGTTCTACGTCAGTCGTCTGGGCCTGCACGACCCGCTTCTGCTCACCGAGACCGTGCGCCAGACACTGCCACTGCTGTCCCACGGCGCCTACCAGGTGCCGTTCGGCCATCAGCTGCTGTGGAAGGACTTCAGCTGGACGCTCGACCCCGCGGCCGCCCGGGCCGACGGTGGCCCGGCCGAACTGACGCTGCACATCGACTGCCACGATGTCGCGTACCGGCGCGACCGCGCCTCCGCGATATCCCTGACCGTCGAGGTCGAACGGGACGGCCGCCCCATGGCCACCGCCCACTCGCGCTTCACCATCCAGGACCGCACGGTCTACAACCGGCTGCGCGGGGAGTACGCCGACGCCACCGCGGCCACCGCGCGCGCCGTGCCGCTGCCGCCGCCCGCCGGTCTGTCGCCCTTCGGCCGCGACCGTTTCGAGGACGTGGTCCTCGCCGCGACCGACCGGCCCGATCACTGGCAGCTGCGGGTCGACACCACCCACCCCGTCCTCTTCGACCACCTCGTGGACCACGCGCCCGGCATGCTGCTCCTCGAAGCGGCCCGCCAGGCGGCCCTGGCCACGGCGCACCCGCGGCCGATGGTCGTCACGGGCATGGACTCGGACTTCGCCAGATACGCCGAGATGGATGCCCCCTGCCTGCTGAAGGCCGAGCGGCTCACGGAGCCCGACCGGGTCCGGGTCGGTGCCCGGCAGCACGACCGGGAGATCTTCT
- a CDS encoding ScbR family autoregulator-binding transcription factor, translating into MARQRQERAERTRAALISAAAEMFDQVGYHGAGLNAILKKAETTTGAMYFHFKSKEELARAVIVEQAAELKWPSGKEGLQQLIDVCQYLAVEMRSNVLFRAGVRLAVEQSEVNLLNYSIYDWWAEQFGTHLAEARELGQLHPEVDEAAFAQVIVAAYTGTQIMSRLSSARGDLPERIESMLRCLLPALAPAEVVATLDFPDNGRERTAPGGDAERAAS; encoded by the coding sequence ATGGCACGACAACGACAGGAACGCGCGGAGCGGACCCGGGCGGCACTCATCTCGGCGGCCGCGGAGATGTTTGACCAGGTCGGGTACCACGGCGCGGGTCTGAACGCGATCCTCAAGAAGGCCGAGACCACTACCGGAGCCATGTACTTCCACTTCAAGTCGAAGGAGGAACTGGCCCGGGCGGTCATCGTCGAGCAGGCGGCCGAGCTGAAGTGGCCCAGCGGGAAGGAGGGACTGCAGCAGCTGATCGACGTGTGTCAGTACCTGGCCGTGGAGATGCGTTCCAACGTCCTGTTCCGCGCCGGCGTCCGGCTCGCCGTCGAGCAGAGCGAGGTGAACCTGCTCAACTACTCGATCTACGACTGGTGGGCCGAGCAGTTCGGCACCCACCTGGCCGAGGCGCGCGAACTCGGCCAGCTGCATCCGGAGGTCGACGAGGCCGCGTTCGCCCAGGTGATCGTCGCCGCGTACACCGGTACGCAGATCATGTCGCGGCTCTCCAGCGCCCGCGGTGACCTGCCCGAACGCATAGAGAGCATGCTGCGATGTCTGCTGCCGGCCCTCGCGCCGGCGGAGGTCGTCGCCACGCTGGACTTCCCGGACAACGGCCGCGAGCGCACGGCGCCGGGCGGCGACGCGGAGAGGGCCGCTTCATGA
- a CDS encoding NAD-dependent epimerase/dehydratase family protein gives MRPVRVLLTGATGFVGGAVLSRLLRERADGRDVEVRALARAVPADRPEQAGVRWRHADLSDPASLAGAASDTDVLVHLAARVDGSERDCERTNIDGTRAVVAEARRAGVARIVHLSTAAVYGPGPHRGIPVDGVTPAPVSAASRTRLAAERIALDAGAVVLRPGLVLGAGDRWVVPGLGELLRRVPARWDGGRGQISVVAVEDLARLITALATAPDTVPCGVFHACHPVPVRGGDLMTRLAELDVLPPVCDDWSWEQCLARLREAPGRISERQFALLARDHWYESEEIWRLAGCAPGPGPLDRLAGAAPWYRAHLAAG, from the coding sequence ATGAGACCTGTGCGGGTGCTGCTGACGGGCGCGACGGGGTTCGTCGGCGGGGCGGTACTCAGCCGGCTGCTGCGCGAGCGGGCGGACGGCCGCGACGTGGAGGTGCGCGCCCTCGCCCGCGCCGTTCCGGCCGACCGGCCGGAGCAGGCAGGCGTGCGGTGGAGGCACGCTGACCTGTCCGACCCCGCGTCACTGGCCGGGGCGGCGAGCGACACGGACGTCCTCGTTCACCTCGCCGCCCGTGTCGACGGCTCGGAGCGGGACTGCGAGCGGACCAACATCGACGGGACCCGGGCCGTCGTCGCCGAGGCCCGGCGCGCCGGGGTGGCGCGCATCGTGCACCTGTCCACGGCGGCGGTGTACGGGCCTGGGCCGCACCGCGGCATCCCCGTCGACGGGGTCACGCCCGCGCCCGTGTCGGCGGCCAGCCGTACCCGGCTCGCCGCCGAGCGGATCGCGCTCGACGCGGGTGCCGTCGTACTGCGGCCCGGTCTCGTCCTCGGCGCCGGGGACCGCTGGGTCGTGCCCGGACTCGGCGAACTGCTCCGGCGGGTCCCGGCCCGCTGGGACGGCGGACGCGGGCAGATCTCCGTCGTGGCCGTCGAGGACCTGGCACGGCTGATCACGGCCCTGGCCACGGCACCGGACACCGTGCCCTGCGGGGTCTTCCACGCCTGCCACCCGGTGCCGGTGCGGGGCGGCGACCTCATGACGAGGCTCGCCGAGCTGGACGTGCTGCCGCCGGTCTGCGACGACTGGTCCTGGGAGCAGTGTCTGGCGCGGCTCCGCGAGGCGCCCGGACGTATCAGTGAGAGACAGTTCGCCCTGCTGGCGCGCGACCACTGGTACGAGAGCGAGGAGATCTGGCGGCTCGCGGGATGCGCACCGGGTCCCGGTCCACTGGACCGCCTGGCCGGAGCGGCGCCCTGGTACCGGGCACACCTCGCGGCGGGATGA
- a CDS encoding TetR family transcriptional regulator, translating into MVKQLRAERTRQALIEAAAIEFDRHGYAGTSLSAVHRACGMTMGALTFHFRAKADLAIAVCQEAEAITRGTLSRLAPMGALVPVVEFTLVVARLLEEEVAVRAAARLTQERAVPSQWHTVWRAVLRDLVAAAPEPPGPGLGPRPEELELLAVYLTTGAEAALREGRTGKEVLTQLECLWALVLVPGPSPDADECPADASALCEPS; encoded by the coding sequence ATGGTGAAGCAGCTGAGAGCGGAGCGCACCCGCCAGGCGCTGATCGAGGCGGCGGCCATCGAGTTCGACCGGCACGGATACGCCGGCACATCCCTGTCCGCCGTCCACCGGGCCTGCGGCATGACGATGGGCGCGCTCACCTTCCACTTCCGCGCCAAGGCGGACCTGGCGATCGCGGTCTGCCAGGAGGCCGAGGCCATCACCCGGGGAACCCTGTCCCGGCTCGCACCGATGGGCGCGCTCGTGCCGGTCGTCGAGTTCACCCTCGTCGTGGCCCGGCTGCTGGAGGAGGAGGTCGCCGTCCGTGCGGCGGCCCGGCTCACCCAGGAACGGGCCGTGCCGTCCCAGTGGCACACCGTCTGGAGGGCCGTCCTGCGTGACCTGGTGGCCGCCGCCCCCGAACCCCCAGGACCCGGCCTCGGACCCCGGCCCGAGGAACTGGAACTGCTGGCCGTCTACCTGACGACCGGCGCCGAGGCGGCCCTGCGGGAGGGACGTACCGGCAAGGAGGTGCTCACCCAACTGGAGTGTCTGTGGGCCCTGGTGCTCGTCCCCGGCCCGTCGCCCGACGCCGACGAGTGTCCGGCCGACGCCTCGGCCCTCTGTGAACCGTCCTGA
- a CDS encoding SDR family NAD(P)-dependent oxidoreductase produces the protein MTRRCALVTGGSRGIGAAIATELAASGHRVAVHCRADSAAAKAVLDALPGTGHILVTGDLGTPGAARDIIDSAVAGLGTVDVLVNNAGVYAEQPVATTSHEDWQADWRRLVDVNLLGPADLIWYLVDHLRHRLQGPQGACVVNVGSRGAYRGEPDAPAYGATKAALHALTQSLAQSLGPLGIAVTAVAPGFVRTDLTEPMLVGAFEAEVRSQSPLGRIAVPSDVAAAVAWLSSARAEWCSGAVLDVNGASHLR, from the coding sequence ATGACTCGACGCTGCGCGCTCGTCACCGGCGGTTCCCGGGGCATCGGGGCCGCCATCGCGACCGAACTCGCCGCAAGCGGGCACCGCGTGGCCGTGCACTGCCGTGCCGACTCCGCGGCCGCGAAGGCCGTGCTCGACGCCCTGCCCGGCACCGGACACATCCTGGTCACCGGCGATCTCGGCACACCCGGCGCGGCCCGGGACATCATCGACTCCGCGGTCGCAGGCCTCGGCACCGTCGACGTGCTCGTCAACAACGCGGGTGTGTACGCCGAGCAGCCCGTCGCCACCACCTCCCACGAGGACTGGCAGGCCGACTGGCGGCGACTGGTCGACGTCAATCTGCTCGGCCCGGCCGATCTGATCTGGTACCTCGTCGACCATCTGCGGCACCGGCTGCAGGGACCGCAGGGCGCCTGCGTCGTCAACGTCGGCTCGCGCGGCGCCTACCGAGGCGAACCGGACGCCCCCGCCTACGGGGCGACCAAGGCCGCCCTGCACGCGCTGACCCAGTCGCTCGCCCAGTCCCTTGGACCGCTCGGCATCGCGGTGACCGCTGTGGCGCCGGGATTCGTCCGCACCGACCTCACGGAACCCATGCTCGTCGGAGCCTTCGAGGCGGAGGTGCGCAGCCAGAGTCCGCTCGGCAGGATCGCCGTGCCCTCGGACGTCGCGGCCGCGGTGGCCTGGCTGAGCAGCGCCCGCGCCGAGTGGTGCAGCGGCGCTGTGCTCGACGTCAACGGAGCTTCCCACCTGCGCTGA
- a CDS encoding carbon-nitrogen family hydrolase — translation MRASVLQIAVRPDEPADERRARVSDLVRRQHTSDLVVLPELWTVGAFAFDAFPAHAEPLDGPTARAMSAAAAEARVWLHAGSLIERGAAGDLYNTSLLFRPDGRLHRTYRKIHRFGFDRGEAALLARGTETVTAVLDEGAGTALTAGLATCYDLRFPEQFRLLVDAGAELFLVPAGWPAARRTHWQLLARARAVESQAYVVACGTAGTHAGVEQAGHSMVVDPWGEVMAEAGAGEETLVVDLDPALVTKTRAEFPALRDRVLGVPAPR, via the coding sequence GTGCGCGCCTCAGTCCTTCAGATCGCCGTACGACCCGACGAGCCGGCCGACGAACGGCGGGCCCGCGTGTCCGACCTCGTCCGACGGCAGCACACCTCCGACCTGGTGGTGCTGCCGGAACTCTGGACGGTCGGGGCGTTCGCCTTCGACGCGTTCCCCGCACACGCCGAGCCACTGGACGGGCCCACCGCCCGGGCGATGAGTGCCGCAGCGGCCGAGGCGCGAGTGTGGCTGCACGCCGGTTCCCTCATCGAGCGTGGTGCGGCGGGTGACCTGTACAACACCTCCCTGCTGTTCCGCCCCGACGGCCGGCTGCACCGGACGTACCGGAAGATCCACCGCTTCGGCTTCGACCGGGGCGAGGCGGCCCTGCTGGCCCGGGGCACCGAAACCGTCACGGCCGTGCTCGACGAGGGCGCGGGCACGGCTCTGACCGCGGGGCTCGCCACCTGCTACGACCTGCGCTTCCCCGAGCAGTTCCGGTTGTTGGTGGACGCCGGTGCCGAACTGTTCCTCGTCCCGGCCGGATGGCCCGCCGCCCGCCGCACCCACTGGCAACTGCTGGCCCGCGCCCGAGCGGTGGAGTCGCAGGCGTACGTGGTCGCCTGCGGTACGGCAGGCACGCACGCCGGTGTGGAGCAGGCCGGCCACAGCATGGTGGTCGATCCGTGGGGCGAGGTCATGGCCGAGGCCGGGGCGGGGGAGGAGACTCTCGTCGTCGATCTCGATCCGGCGCTCGTCACGAAGACACGTGCCGAGTTCCCCGCCCTGCGCGACCGGGTGCTCGGTGTGCCGGCGCCTCGCTGA